Proteins encoded together in one Deinococcus irradiatisoli window:
- a CDS encoding glycine-rich domain-containing protein, with protein MTATQLQVPPLLLPEPAQPEDRLRHYAFPAGLAERLRREQGWSPAHTLAVLEEYRRFVLLATESGLSLTPSRAVDAAWHAHLTFTRDYWLRLTPLLPAPLHHEPSSGPADGDALHAQQYLETLRLYRARFGEPDASIWPDPRRAVRPKSARWLTLAALWGLGGAALLWSGVWGLAALLLVGVWLVCRRPARSGGTGDPNAAGDGGEMGWFDFGAGDASCGGDGDAGSSCGSGCGSGCGS; from the coding sequence ATGACCGCAACTCAGCTGCAAGTGCCGCCTCTCCTGCTCCCCGAACCCGCCCAGCCCGAAGACCGCCTGCGCCACTACGCGTTTCCCGCCGGCCTCGCCGAGCGCCTACGCCGCGAGCAGGGCTGGAGCCCGGCGCACACCCTGGCGGTGCTGGAGGAATACCGCCGCTTCGTGCTGCTGGCGACCGAAAGCGGCCTCAGCCTGACGCCCAGCCGGGCGGTGGACGCCGCCTGGCATGCCCACCTGACCTTCACCCGCGATTACTGGCTGCGCCTGACGCCGCTGTTGCCCGCACCGCTGCACCACGAACCTTCCAGCGGGCCGGCCGACGGCGACGCGCTCCATGCCCAGCAGTATCTGGAGACCCTGCGCCTGTACCGGGCCCGCTTCGGTGAACCCGACGCCTCGATCTGGCCGGACCCGCGCCGCGCCGTAAGACCCAAGAGTGCGCGTTGGCTGACCCTCGCCGCGCTGTGGGGGCTGGGCGGCGCGGCCCTGCTCTGGTCCGGGGTGTGGGGGCTGGCGGCCCTGCTGCTGGTGGGCGTGTGGCTGGTGTGCCGGCGCCCGGCCCGGTCCGGCGGGACAGGTGACCCGAACGCAGCAGGTGACGGAGGTGAAATGGGCTGGTTCGACTTCGGCGCTGGCGACGCCTCCTGCGGCGGCGACGGCGACGCGGGCAGCAGTTGCGGCTCCGGCTGCGGTTCGGGCTGCGGCAGCTGA
- the pckA gene encoding phosphoenolpyruvate carboxykinase (ATP): MTPTTPKRTTQPLHHAAPAEPALLADLGIEGAAVHHNPSVPELYEHALRLGEGVITAGGPLAVTTNKTGRSPKDRFIVKDALTEDAVWWGGFNTPTTPEVFERLLSRMSEYACGRELFVQDLYAGSDPRYRLPVRFVQEMAYHSLFVHNMFVRPSQAQRENFTPEWTVLNLPGFKAAGEDDGVRSDTAILVNFTRKMILVAGTEYAGENKKGIFSVLNFLLPDQGVMPMHCSANVGQEGDVALFFGLSGTGKTTLSADPARPLIGDDEHGWSQDGVFNFEGGCYAKVIRLSEAAEPAIFATTRRFGTVLENVVVRPDRSLDLDSSALTDNTRSAYPIEQIVGHVPGGMAGVPRHVVFLTADAYGVLPPLSRLSPEQMMYQFISGFTAKIPGTEDGIKEPQPTFSTCFGAPFMPRHPGAYARLLADKVRESGAKVWLVNTGWSGGPYGVGERMSIAHTRALIAAALGGALDDVPFEREPFFGLEIPTAMPGVPPQVLNPRGAWQDQAAYDAAARKVARMFRENFQRFESGVGAEVTASMPQHA, from the coding sequence ATGACCCCGACCACCCCCAAACGCACGACCCAGCCGCTTCACCACGCCGCGCCGGCCGAACCGGCCCTGCTCGCCGATCTGGGCATCGAGGGCGCCGCCGTGCACCACAACCCCAGCGTGCCGGAACTCTACGAACATGCCCTGCGGCTGGGCGAGGGCGTCATCACGGCAGGCGGGCCGCTGGCGGTGACCACCAACAAGACCGGCCGCAGTCCCAAGGACCGCTTCATCGTCAAGGACGCCCTGACCGAAGACGCGGTGTGGTGGGGAGGTTTCAACACCCCCACCACGCCGGAAGTCTTTGAGCGCCTGCTCTCCAGGATGAGCGAGTACGCCTGCGGGCGCGAGCTGTTCGTGCAGGACCTCTACGCCGGCTCGGACCCGCGCTACCGCTTGCCGGTGCGCTTCGTGCAGGAAATGGCCTACCACTCGCTGTTCGTGCACAACATGTTCGTGCGCCCAAGTCAGGCGCAGCGCGAGAACTTCACGCCCGAATGGACGGTGCTCAACCTGCCGGGCTTCAAGGCGGCCGGTGAGGACGACGGCGTGCGCAGCGACACCGCCATTCTGGTCAATTTCACCCGCAAGATGATCCTGGTGGCCGGCACCGAGTACGCCGGCGAGAACAAGAAGGGCATCTTCAGCGTGCTCAATTTCCTGCTGCCTGACCAGGGCGTGATGCCGATGCACTGCTCGGCCAACGTGGGCCAGGAAGGCGACGTGGCCCTCTTCTTCGGGCTCTCGGGCACCGGCAAGACGACCCTGAGCGCCGATCCGGCCCGCCCGCTGATCGGCGACGACGAGCACGGCTGGAGCCAGGACGGCGTGTTCAACTTCGAGGGCGGCTGCTACGCCAAGGTGATTCGCCTGTCCGAGGCCGCCGAACCAGCCATCTTCGCCACCACCCGGCGTTTCGGCACGGTGCTGGAGAACGTGGTGGTGCGCCCCGACCGCAGCCTCGACCTCGACAGCAGCGCGCTGACCGACAACACCCGCAGCGCCTACCCCATCGAGCAGATCGTGGGCCACGTGCCGGGCGGCATGGCCGGGGTGCCCCGCCATGTGGTGTTCCTGACCGCCGACGCCTACGGCGTGCTGCCGCCCCTCTCGCGCCTGAGCCCCGAGCAGATGATGTACCAGTTCATCTCCGGCTTCACCGCCAAGATTCCCGGCACTGAGGACGGCATCAAGGAGCCGCAGCCGACCTTCTCGACCTGCTTCGGCGCGCCGTTCATGCCGCGCCACCCCGGCGCGTACGCCCGCCTGCTGGCCGACAAGGTGCGGGAAAGCGGCGCTAAGGTCTGGCTGGTCAACACCGGCTGGAGCGGCGGGCCGTACGGCGTCGGGGAACGCATGAGCATCGCCCATACCCGCGCCCTGATCGCGGCGGCGCTCGGCGGCGCGCTGGACGACGTACCGTTCGAGCGCGAGCCGTTTTTCGGTCTGGAGATTCCCACCGCCATGCCGGGCGTGCCGCCGCAGGTGCTCAATCCGCGCGGAGCCTGGCAGGATCAGGCCGCCTACGACGCCGCGGCCCGCAAGGTGGCGCGGATGTTCCGCGAGAACTTCCAGCGCTTCGAGAGCGGCGTGGGCGCGGAAGTCACCGCCAGCATGCCCCAGCACGCCTGA
- a CDS encoding GNAT family N-acetyltransferase — translation MRDYTPADRPACLILFESNRPQFFTEGERAEYSAFLDKVEAGGEAYFVLERGGEVLACGGVGLQRAPDLAYLSWGMVRGDRRGTGLGKELTRFRLDWLRAHWPEVRQVKIETSQHTEGFYARFGFEVAGRVPDGFGPGIDQVRMVAAL, via the coding sequence ATGCGCGACTACACGCCCGCCGACCGCCCCGCCTGCCTGATTCTGTTCGAGAGCAACCGGCCCCAGTTCTTCACCGAGGGCGAGCGCGCCGAGTACAGCGCGTTTCTGGACAAGGTCGAGGCTGGCGGCGAAGCCTATTTCGTGCTGGAGCGCGGCGGGGAGGTGCTGGCCTGCGGCGGCGTGGGCCTTCAGCGCGCCCCGGACCTGGCCTACCTCAGCTGGGGCATGGTGCGCGGCGACCGGCGCGGCACGGGCCTGGGCAAGGAGCTGACCCGCTTTCGCCTCGACTGGCTGCGGGCGCACTGGCCCGAGGTGCGGCAGGTCAAGATCGAGACCAGCCAGCACACCGAGGGGTTCTATGCCCGCTTCGGCTTCGAGGTGGCGGGCCGCGTTCCCGACGGGTTCGGGCCGGGCATCGATCAGGTGAGGATGGTGGCGGCGCTGTAG
- the leuS gene encoding leucine--tRNA ligase: MTQPEPAAQTINIPEPRSERYNPHAIEAKWQRRWADSGLYTFDPEAPGEKFYALTMFPYPSGNLHIGHWYSYCAPDARARFLRMNGRNVLFPMGFDSFGLPAENAAIKNNVDPRQWTYANIEYMTGQFQRMGTMIDWSRKFATSDPEYYRWNQWFFTEMFRRGLAYKRDGLVNWCPKDQTVLANEQVVNGHCERCGTQVERRNLSQWYLKITDYADELLDFGGTDMPERVRAMQTHWIGKSVGAEVVFDTPAGPETVFTTRPDTLMGATFLVLAPEHPKVAALTTPEQAEAVRAYLEVAGGKTDVERQQSTEKTGVFTGSFATHPITGHQLPIWVADYVLVSYGTGSIMAVPAHDERDFAFARAFGLEIVEVIRPEGGEPMDVGSESAYTGEGFIVNSGEFDGLPGGKASIAAVIAKLEARGVAQAKTTFRLRDWLVSRQRYWGTPIPIVYCPEHGAQAVPESELPVLLPDNVHFTPTGQSPLKQDAAFRRAKCPVCGGEAERDTDTMDTFVDSSWYMYRFTSPHFDVGPWDKAAADALMPIDLYTGGIEHAILHLLYSRFWTKVARDMNLTEISEPFKVLRNQGIILGPDNEKMSKSRGNVIDPDDLVREYGADVVRTYLAFIAPWEVGGPWDPSGINGPAKWLGRVWALYFDKVSGPAEQVSEADLRYAVHSTLKKVTGDFERLSFNTIVAALMELTNTLVKAKRSEVAHTPAWDEALNIFNLMLAPLVPHVAEEIWHERGQSASVHVQGWPAVDEQAAVRDSVVIGVQVSGKVRGEVEISKSASQEEAIAAARANPDIAKHLEGKQTVKEVYVPGRIINIVVR; this comes from the coding sequence ATGACCCAGCCGGAACCTGCCGCCCAGACCATCAACATTCCCGAACCGCGCAGCGAGCGCTACAACCCCCACGCCATCGAAGCCAAGTGGCAGCGGCGCTGGGCCGACTCGGGGCTGTACACCTTCGACCCCGAGGCCCCCGGCGAGAAGTTCTACGCCCTGACCATGTTTCCCTACCCCAGCGGCAACCTGCACATCGGCCACTGGTACTCGTACTGCGCGCCCGACGCCCGCGCCCGCTTTCTGCGGATGAACGGGCGCAACGTCCTGTTTCCGATGGGTTTTGACAGCTTCGGCTTGCCGGCCGAGAACGCCGCCATCAAGAACAACGTCGATCCGCGTCAGTGGACCTACGCCAACATCGAGTACATGACCGGGCAGTTTCAGCGCATGGGCACCATGATCGACTGGAGCCGCAAGTTCGCCACCTCGGACCCGGAGTACTACCGCTGGAACCAGTGGTTTTTCACCGAGATGTTCAGGCGCGGCCTGGCCTACAAGCGCGACGGGCTGGTCAACTGGTGCCCCAAGGACCAGACGGTGCTGGCCAACGAGCAGGTCGTGAACGGACACTGCGAGCGCTGCGGCACCCAGGTCGAGCGGCGCAACCTGAGCCAGTGGTATCTGAAGATCACCGACTACGCCGACGAACTGCTGGATTTCGGCGGCACCGACATGCCCGAGCGGGTGCGCGCCATGCAGACCCACTGGATCGGCAAGTCGGTGGGCGCTGAGGTCGTGTTCGACACGCCCGCCGGCCCCGAAACGGTGTTCACCACCCGCCCCGACACCCTGATGGGCGCGACCTTTCTGGTGCTGGCCCCCGAGCACCCCAAGGTGGCGGCGCTGACCACGCCCGAACAGGCCGAAGCGGTGCGCGCCTACCTGGAAGTCGCCGGCGGCAAGACCGACGTGGAGCGCCAGCAGAGCACCGAGAAGACTGGCGTGTTCACCGGCAGCTTTGCCACCCACCCGATCACGGGCCACCAGTTGCCGATCTGGGTGGCCGACTACGTGCTGGTCAGCTACGGGACCGGCAGCATCATGGCGGTGCCGGCCCACGACGAGCGTGATTTCGCGTTTGCTAGGGCGTTCGGGCTGGAGATCGTGGAGGTGATTCGCCCGGAAGGCGGCGAGCCGATGGACGTGGGCAGCGAGAGCGCCTACACCGGCGAAGGCTTCATCGTCAACAGCGGCGAGTTCGACGGCCTGCCCGGTGGCAAGGCCAGCATCGCCGCCGTGATCGCCAAACTGGAAGCGCGCGGCGTCGCCCAAGCCAAGACCACCTTCCGCCTGCGCGACTGGCTGGTGAGCCGCCAGCGCTACTGGGGCACCCCGATTCCGATCGTGTACTGCCCCGAGCACGGCGCGCAGGCGGTGCCGGAAAGTGAATTGCCGGTATTGCTCCCCGACAACGTCCACTTCACGCCCACCGGTCAGAGTCCGCTGAAGCAGGACGCGGCGTTCCGGCGGGCCAAGTGCCCCGTCTGCGGCGGCGAAGCCGAGCGCGATACCGACACCATGGACACCTTCGTGGACAGCAGCTGGTACATGTACCGCTTCACCTCGCCGCACTTCGACGTAGGGCCCTGGGACAAGGCGGCGGCCGACGCCCTGATGCCGATCGATCTGTATACCGGCGGCATTGAGCACGCCATCTTGCACCTGCTGTACAGCCGGTTCTGGACCAAGGTGGCGCGCGACATGAACCTGACCGAGATTTCCGAGCCGTTCAAGGTGCTGCGTAACCAGGGCATCATCCTGGGCCCCGACAACGAGAAGATGAGTAAGAGCCGGGGCAACGTCATCGACCCCGACGATCTGGTGCGCGAGTACGGCGCCGACGTGGTCCGCACCTACCTGGCCTTCATCGCGCCCTGGGAAGTCGGAGGGCCGTGGGACCCCAGCGGCATCAACGGCCCGGCCAAGTGGCTGGGGCGGGTCTGGGCGCTGTATTTCGACAAGGTCAGCGGCCCGGCCGAGCAGGTCAGCGAAGCCGACTTGCGCTACGCCGTGCACAGCACCCTGAAGAAAGTCACTGGTGATTTCGAGCGCTTGAGCTTCAACACCATCGTGGCGGCCCTGATGGAACTGACCAACACGCTGGTCAAGGCCAAGCGCTCGGAGGTGGCCCACACGCCGGCCTGGGACGAAGCGCTGAACATCTTCAACCTGATGCTGGCGCCGCTGGTGCCGCACGTCGCCGAGGAGATCTGGCACGAGCGCGGACAGAGCGCCAGCGTGCATGTGCAAGGCTGGCCCGCCGTGGACGAGCAGGCCGCCGTGCGCGACAGCGTGGTCATCGGCGTGCAGGTCAGCGGCAAGGTGCGCGGCGAGGTCGAGATTTCCAAATCGGCCAGCCAGGAGGAGGCCATTGCCGCCGCCCGTGCCAACCCCGACATCGCCAAGCACCTGGAAGGCAAGCAGACGGTCAAAGAAGTCTACGTGCCGGGGCGGATCATCAATATCGTTGTTCGGTGA